The genomic DNA GAACATGAGGAATGCCATCTTCCATGAATTCCTCAGAGGAAGTTTCGAATCCAAGTTTATGATAAAAACCTTCTGCTTGAGTTTGACCATGCAGTTTCACTCGAGGAATCTCTTTTTCTTTTGCTATCTCTTCTAGTGCGTTAATAATTACTTTCCCAATTCCCATACTACGATATGGTTTCAAGATGCAAATTCTTTCTAGTTTACCTACGCCTTCTACATAACGTATCCTTCCTGTACCTACAGGAGAACTATTGTGATAAACGATAACATGCTCTGCTGGGGCATTAAGGTCATCAAACTTATCATATTCATCTTCTAATGGAACACCTTGTTCGTTAACAAAAACTTCTTCTCTAATTTGAAGTGCTTTCTGCAATTCGGTTTCAGTTGTGATTTTTTTTGCTTCCATTATATTCATACCTCTCTAGCTTTATTTGTTCAGATAAGCAATAATTAATGTATAATGAGATTATACGATTATTTTGTTGTAAATGCAACAATATGTAAGGGGTTAATACAATGAAAGAATTTCTACGTGAGATAGGTGTCATTGCTCGTTGTCTTGATTCTATTAGCAATATTGAGTTTAAGGAATTAGGTTTATCAAAAGGACAATATTTGTATCTTGTTCGTATTTGTGAAAATCATGGCATTATTCCAGATAAATTAGCGGAAATGATTAAAGTTGACCGTACGACAGCATCTCGTGCTATTAAAAAGCTAGAAGAACAAGGACTCATAGAAAAGAAAAATGATCTAGAAAATAAAAAAATAAAACGATTATATCCAACCAAAAAAGGAGAGGAAATCTATCCATTTCTGAATAGAGAGGATGAACACTCAAATAAAGTAGCCTTATCTGGATTTTCTGAAGATGAAAAAGATGACATTTATAAACTTCTACAGAGGGTCAGGAAAAATGTAGAGAGCGACTGGGAAATTGTGAAAAAGGGGAATAAAAGGAGTTATTAAGCATTTTAGCTTTCTAATTTTTATAAAACATGATGAAGATAAGTAAAAAAGAAATCATTATTGAATACGCCATTCAGCTATTTAATCAGTATGGGTTTAATAAAATTACTGTTGAGGAGAACCTGACAATGAAACTGCAATTTGAAGAGGTTTCTTCCACTTAAAATGGTGTACAAGAATGGTCATGCCTATAAAGAAGTGTACCATGCCCGATAGATTAATTAAAACGGGATCAGAACCTGTAGGGGCTACCATTTTTAAAGAATAGTCACTTGAAAATAAAAATCCTAGACCTGTTATTAGGTAATAAATAGATACAATTCTGGCAATTCTTACTGTCAAGTTCATTGTTATAAAATTTAATGATTATTAACGTTATTCATACACCAACAGAAGAGAAGAAATGAGGTGTATTAGCAAGAGCAAAAAAATATAAAGGAGGTTTGTTTAAAAAAAATAAAAGGGTTGAAACATATTAGTCATAACTAATGTGTTTCAACCCTTTATTTTTGGCTTTTTACAAATTAAATGTAGAGAAGCTACACATGAGGAATAGCTTTTGAACTATATATACTTAGAAACTCGCTTTATTATCTTCGATTGATATTCTGGTATATCATTTATCCAATCTTTTTTCTCGATTAACCAGTTTTCATCATAAGGCAGTTCTTTTGTTTCTTCTCGAAGGTGTACAAGTGCACCATTACTAACTGCTTCTTTTTTCAATTCTTCATTACTTTGTTCGTCATTGTCTTTGACATTTTTAAGTTCATTATATACTTGTTCGAAGGTTTTTCCTCTAGTATCAATATTATAGGTTTTTACATGACTATACATAAAACTCCATGGATCTTCATGTATGATTGAAGCAACAATTTGAGAAGCTTGTGAAAGTTCTTCGTCAGATCCAGTAGCATTTTCTATTTTGAAAAGAGCTTCCTGTAAGCCTTTTTGTTCATATTTATTATAAACGTCTGTATTTACTACAATAGTATTACCTGAAGTCAGTTCAGTGTAGGTTGTTGTTCCGTCTTTATTATCATGGCTATAGAAATAAAATCCATAATTTTCGAATATATAGTCTTTGTACTGGATATTGTTGAATTCACGTATCGTTTTTGCTTTTACAATAGAAGCGTGCTGTGGCATTGAGATTTCAACTAGTGGAGTTGCTGCATATACTTCTGATTGAAGAGAAGTCAGATCTCCTCTAAGTAGTAATGCTGACAGTGATGCTGTTGCAATAAGTTTCTTACGGTCTTTCATATTGAACTCCCCTATATTTCAATGTATGGATATCATTCACCATCTATCATATATGTGTTATGAGGAGTTCGTATGTAGTTTAGGTGTGTTTTATATGAAGTTAATTTTTGGTGTGAACAACATTAAATAATATATTTGAAAGCATGAACAGTTTCTAGTATAAGGTAACTGTTGACGATTAAAGTAAATCCTCAAAGTTGAACGTATTTAGACTTTTAATAATTTGTAAAAATATACAATAATGAAGTAAATTTGATTATAATAACAACCAGAATATACAAATATGTTAAAGTTAATAAAATATAGGAGGATAAGATGAATAATATAACTCAATGTATTCAATTTCTTAATTCAATGGATATTGTGTTGGCTACGAGTCTAATAATTTCAGTGATCGTAAATGCATACCTTTACATACAAGTTAAAAGATATCAAAACGATGACAATACAACGAAAGCAAACTGGCAAGATGTAATGGGGTTGAATGACCCTCTAAGGTCATTATTATGGATTATTCTCATTATTAGCTTCCTAATAACTGTGCCATTGGTGGTTTTTATTAATCTATAAAAGAACTAGGACGAGATAATTGTCGTCAGTAATTACCTGATTGGTTCAACTAAGCATCAGTGGAGGATGAAGGAATACCTTTACTGATGGAAGTTTCACTTTATACTACCTGTCAGTTGGTGAGAAAAAATACAAACGTAATGTTTAATTTTAAGTACGAACAGAGGTGAGGATATGCGTAAGATTCGAGGGTTTGCAACTGGATTGAGGAAT from Bacillus solimangrovi includes the following:
- a CDS encoding GNAT family N-acetyltransferase, whose amino-acid sequence is MEAKKITTETELQKALQIREEVFVNEQGVPLEDEYDKFDDLNAPAEHVIVYHNSSPVGTGRIRYVEGVGKLERICILKPYRSMGIGKVIINALEEIAKEKEIPRVKLHGQTQAEGFYHKLGFETSSEEFMEDGIPHVLMVKELTNKKH
- a CDS encoding MarR family winged helix-turn-helix transcriptional regulator, whose amino-acid sequence is MKEFLREIGVIARCLDSISNIEFKELGLSKGQYLYLVRICENHGIIPDKLAEMIKVDRTTASRAIKKLEEQGLIEKKNDLENKKIKRLYPTKKGEEIYPFLNREDEHSNKVALSGFSEDEKDDIYKLLQRVRKNVESDWEIVKKGNKRSY